A section of the Choloepus didactylus isolate mChoDid1 chromosome X unlocalized genomic scaffold, mChoDid1.pri SUPER_X_unloc1, whole genome shotgun sequence genome encodes:
- the LOC119525840 gene encoding glycogenin-2-like, with product MVGCPEIESSAATICDPVSPSFPQFADFTETQTTSQPVDTAESSPSEDVLEAGQEAPVDVTGDPAPQDALEIDLAISVSEISIQEKVKELNPKEERRKWEEGRIDYMGKDAFARIQEKLDRFLQ from the exons ATGGTAGGTTGCCCTGAAATTGAGAGTTCTGCTGCAACCATTTGTGACCCCGTTTCACCATCCTTCCCCCAATTTGCAGACTTCACAGAGACCCAAACCACTTCG CAGCCAGTTGATACAGCTGAAAGCAGCCCATCTGAGGACGTCTTGGAAGCAGGACAGGAAGCCCCTGTTGACGTCACCGGGGACCCCGCCCCTCAGGATGCTTTGGAG ATTGACCTGGCCATTTCCGTGTCCGAGATTTCCATTCAAGAGAAGGTCAAGGAACTAAATcctaaggaagaaagaagaaagtgggaAGAAGGACGAATCGACTACATGGGGAAAGACGCGTTTGCCCGCATTCAGGAGAAGCTGGATCGGTTTTTGCAGTAA